A genome region from Triticum aestivum cultivar Chinese Spring chromosome 2B, IWGSC CS RefSeq v2.1, whole genome shotgun sequence includes the following:
- the LOC100049044 gene encoding methyl-CpG-binding domain-containing protein 13 isoform X1, which translates to MLTISLHDLGCFSLTGSCGLHCPNGIMVETKREPAGEGLPDGWLKEYRPRKPRPGSRFRRDKFYIDPTNSYEFRSLKEVHHYLESQDTSDSVVTPKKKKIEDLQVSGNKSQHAGRPSSEPEGVSKGRLADLELQVARKNDQRLNHESAAREEANVEPKPKGKKQKTEPVKQIAAPVRSSPRLTALKRNEEANNVPRDPLVDAQTDIADQVQPTEQVKNPKSKAISSPVIQNKDGAHAPSTSGNAEDKYPSAPEQILGASAACSLTEVGRQNAHAPPQQNGLVGTADAMPGYSLSSLFRSIWSDPCLEFAFRTLTGDLPVLDNNLAVANYFLPPQDSNKGTVPPNCSSSSYDGARKNHGQVDSVRLPMPMPMPRPSDKLYSSGWFPPQ; encoded by the exons ATGCTTACCATTTCCTTGCATGATTTAGGATGTTTTAGCCTGACAGGATCCTGTGGCCTGCACTGCCCAAACGGGATCATG GTTGAGACGAAACGCGAGCCTGCCGGAGAGGGGTTACCTGATGGTTGGCTGAAAGAGTACAGGCCTAGAAAGCCTCGGCCTGGATCTAGGTTCAGGAGGGACAAG TTCTACATTGATCCTACAAATAGCTACGAATTTCGTTCTCTCAAAGAAGTTCACCACTATCTCGAATCTCAAGATACCAGTGATAGTGTTGTGACACCAAAGAAGAAGAAAATTGAGGACCTGCAGGTTTCAGGGAACAAATCTCAACAT GCTGGACGGCCATCATCAGAGCCCGAGGGTGTCTCCAAAGGGAGGCTTGCAGACTTGGAGCTTCAGGTGGCAAGAAAGAACGATCAGCGTCTGAACCATGAATCTGCTGCAAGAGAAGAAGCAAATGTAGAGccgaaacccaagggaaagaagCAAAAAACTGAACCCGTGAAACAGATTGCTGCACCTGTTCGATCGTCACCTCGTTTAACTGCGCTGAAAAGGAACGAGGAAGCCAATAATGTACCTAGAGACCCACTTGTGGACGCACAGACAGATATCGCTGATCAGGTACAACCAACAGAGCAAGTTAAAAATCCTAAGTCAAAGGCAATTTCCTCTCCAGTAATTCAGAATAAAGATGGAGCACATGCCCCAAGTACTTCTGGAAATGCTGAAGACAAGTATCCTTCGGCTCCTGAACAAATACTAGGAGCATCTGCTGCATGCTCGTTAACAGAAGTTGGACGCCAGAATGCGCATGCTCCGCCGCAACAGAACGGACTTGTCGGAACAGCTGATGCTATGCCCGGATATTCCCTGTCATCGCTGTTTCGAAGTATCTGGTCAGACCCATGCCTGGAGTTTGCATTCAGGACTCTTACAGGTGATCTCCCTGTCCTTGACAACAACCTAGCTGTTGCAAACTACTTCCTTCCACCGCAGGACTCGAACAAAGGGACCGTGCCACCCAATTGTTCATCTTCCAGTTATGACGGTGCTCGGAAGAACCATGGCCAAGTCGACAGTGTCAGGCTGCCAATGCCAATGCCAATGCCAAGGCCATCAGATAAGCTCTACAGCAGTGGCTGGTTCCCTCCTCAGTGA
- the LOC100049044 gene encoding methyl-CpG-binding domain-containing protein 13 isoform X2, which translates to MVETKREPAGEGLPDGWLKEYRPRKPRPGSRFRRDKFYIDPTNSYEFRSLKEVHHYLESQDTSDSVVTPKKKKIEDLQVSGNKSQHAGRPSSEPEGVSKGRLADLELQVARKNDQRLNHESAAREEANVEPKPKGKKQKTEPVKQIAAPVRSSPRLTALKRNEEANNVPRDPLVDAQTDIADQVQPTEQVKNPKSKAISSPVIQNKDGAHAPSTSGNAEDKYPSAPEQILGASAACSLTEVGRQNAHAPPQQNGLVGTADAMPGYSLSSLFRSIWSDPCLEFAFRTLTGDLPVLDNNLAVANYFLPPQDSNKGTVPPNCSSSSYDGARKNHGQVDSVRLPMPMPMPRPSDKLYSSGWFPPQ; encoded by the exons ATG GTTGAGACGAAACGCGAGCCTGCCGGAGAGGGGTTACCTGATGGTTGGCTGAAAGAGTACAGGCCTAGAAAGCCTCGGCCTGGATCTAGGTTCAGGAGGGACAAG TTCTACATTGATCCTACAAATAGCTACGAATTTCGTTCTCTCAAAGAAGTTCACCACTATCTCGAATCTCAAGATACCAGTGATAGTGTTGTGACACCAAAGAAGAAGAAAATTGAGGACCTGCAGGTTTCAGGGAACAAATCTCAACAT GCTGGACGGCCATCATCAGAGCCCGAGGGTGTCTCCAAAGGGAGGCTTGCAGACTTGGAGCTTCAGGTGGCAAGAAAGAACGATCAGCGTCTGAACCATGAATCTGCTGCAAGAGAAGAAGCAAATGTAGAGccgaaacccaagggaaagaagCAAAAAACTGAACCCGTGAAACAGATTGCTGCACCTGTTCGATCGTCACCTCGTTTAACTGCGCTGAAAAGGAACGAGGAAGCCAATAATGTACCTAGAGACCCACTTGTGGACGCACAGACAGATATCGCTGATCAGGTACAACCAACAGAGCAAGTTAAAAATCCTAAGTCAAAGGCAATTTCCTCTCCAGTAATTCAGAATAAAGATGGAGCACATGCCCCAAGTACTTCTGGAAATGCTGAAGACAAGTATCCTTCGGCTCCTGAACAAATACTAGGAGCATCTGCTGCATGCTCGTTAACAGAAGTTGGACGCCAGAATGCGCATGCTCCGCCGCAACAGAACGGACTTGTCGGAACAGCTGATGCTATGCCCGGATATTCCCTGTCATCGCTGTTTCGAAGTATCTGGTCAGACCCATGCCTGGAGTTTGCATTCAGGACTCTTACAGGTGATCTCCCTGTCCTTGACAACAACCTAGCTGTTGCAAACTACTTCCTTCCACCGCAGGACTCGAACAAAGGGACCGTGCCACCCAATTGTTCATCTTCCAGTTATGACGGTGCTCGGAAGAACCATGGCCAAGTCGACAGTGTCAGGCTGCCAATGCCAATGCCAATGCCAAGGCCATCAGATAAGCTCTACAGCAGTGGCTGGTTCCCTCCTCAGTGA